Proteins from one Staphylococcus saprophyticus subsp. saprophyticus ATCC 15305 = NCTC 7292 genomic window:
- a CDS encoding PTS transporter subunit IIC — translation MKNHLHRWVIEALSFMALGLFGSLIIGLILETIGNQTLIPQIDLSFLSEIGKVAMSVTGAAIGVAIAYGLGAKPLVIFSCVIVGTLGYTTFGGGAVGAYIATLIVVELSRFYASKTKIDIIVTPLLTIVIGGAIAKLFGPALNEFMTGLGKVIIVATEQQPLIMGILVSVLFGLALTAPISSAALALMLDLSGLAAGAATIGCAAQMVGFAVNGYKDNGWSGILSIGIGTSMLQVPNIIKHPMILVPPTIASAVVAPVMTTLFPMTNNAAGAGMGTSGLIGQIMTINTMGGSLQTWLLIIIFHIILPAVISFALYKYFFKKQWIMPGDQLIHVAN, via the coding sequence ATGAAAAATCATTTGCATAGGTGGGTTATTGAAGCATTAAGTTTTATGGCTTTGGGTTTGTTTGGCTCTTTAATTATTGGACTTATCTTAGAAACTATTGGCAATCAAACACTCATTCCACAAATAGATTTATCGTTTTTATCAGAAATTGGTAAGGTCGCAATGTCAGTTACCGGTGCTGCTATTGGGGTAGCAATTGCTTATGGATTAGGCGCTAAACCTCTAGTTATTTTTTCGTGTGTTATCGTTGGCACACTAGGTTATACGACGTTTGGAGGCGGTGCAGTTGGTGCCTATATTGCTACACTCATCGTCGTAGAATTAAGTAGATTTTATGCAAGCAAGACTAAAATCGATATCATTGTTACGCCCTTACTCACGATTGTTATCGGGGGCGCTATCGCAAAACTTTTTGGACCTGCGTTAAATGAGTTTATGACTGGGTTAGGTAAAGTTATCATTGTCGCAACTGAACAACAACCGTTGATAATGGGAATTTTAGTATCTGTCCTCTTTGGTTTAGCACTTACTGCGCCAATTTCAAGTGCAGCACTTGCACTCATGCTTGATTTAAGTGGTTTAGCTGCTGGTGCAGCAACGATAGGCTGTGCGGCGCAAATGGTAGGCTTTGCTGTAAATGGCTATAAGGATAATGGTTGGAGTGGTATTTTATCTATTGGTATTGGTACAAGTATGCTACAAGTCCCAAATATCATTAAACATCCCATGATCTTAGTACCTCCAACAATAGCAAGTGCAGTTGTTGCTCCAGTTATGACAACTCTATTTCCTATGACAAATAATGCCGCTGGTGCAGGTATGGGTACAAGTGGTTTAATTGGCCAAATTATGACGATTAATACCATGGGGGGTTCACTTCAAACCTGGCTATTAATTATAATCTTCCATATTATATTGCCTGCAGTCATTAGCTTTGCTTTATATAAGTATTTCTTTAAAAAACAGTGGATTATGCCAGGCGATCAACTTATCCATGTCGCTAACTAG
- a CDS encoding NAD-dependent succinate-semialdehyde dehydrogenase → MTKLEVINPATNEVLERLDYATHEQINHQIKQAHQAFQNWKKVDAHERSAKLAQWAQLIDDHQDELARLITLEGGKPLAEAKGEVAYANSYVKWYAEEAKRVYGRTIPANSPSKKIVIDKFPVGVVGAITPWNFPAAMITRKMAPALAAGCTIICKPAVKTPLTTIKLVELAHQAGFPKDAISYIIASGKDAGDIFTNHSLISKVTFTGSTAVGKSLIESSAQQVKNVTMELGGLAPLIVHNDADIEAAVDGTIASKFRNAGQTCICANRIYVHEDIAEAYNEKLIEKVHALSVGDGLKEEVKIGPLIDNQAVEKVLTHIKDAQEKGGQLSRSIEDIQALGGNFLKPVVITNANLDMKAMHEETFGPVAPVMTYSDLDEVINIANDTEFGLASYFFTNDYRTGLKLFNELEYGVIGWNDGGPSAAHAPFGGLKESGYGREGGVEGIEPYLETKYLSIQE, encoded by the coding sequence ATGACAAAGTTAGAAGTAATTAATCCAGCTACTAATGAAGTTTTAGAGCGTTTAGATTATGCTACGCATGAACAAATTAATCATCAAATTAAACAAGCACATCAAGCATTTCAAAACTGGAAGAAGGTCGATGCGCACGAACGTTCAGCGAAATTAGCGCAATGGGCTCAATTAATTGATGATCATCAAGACGAACTTGCACGTCTGATTACATTAGAAGGAGGTAAGCCACTGGCAGAGGCAAAAGGTGAAGTAGCTTATGCGAACTCATACGTCAAATGGTATGCCGAAGAAGCAAAACGTGTATATGGTCGTACGATACCAGCTAATTCACCTTCGAAAAAAATTGTTATAGATAAATTTCCAGTAGGTGTCGTAGGCGCGATTACACCGTGGAACTTCCCAGCAGCAATGATTACGCGTAAGATGGCACCAGCATTGGCGGCAGGATGTACAATCATTTGTAAACCAGCAGTTAAAACGCCACTGACAACGATTAAACTTGTGGAACTTGCACATCAAGCGGGTTTTCCAAAAGATGCTATCTCCTACATTATTGCTTCAGGTAAAGACGCAGGGGACATTTTCACAAATCATAGTTTGATTAGTAAAGTGACATTCACTGGATCGACTGCTGTTGGTAAATCATTAATTGAATCATCTGCGCAACAAGTTAAAAATGTGACGATGGAGCTAGGTGGCTTAGCACCGCTTATCGTTCATAATGATGCAGACATTGAAGCGGCAGTAGACGGTACGATTGCTTCGAAGTTTAGAAATGCAGGACAAACTTGTATATGTGCAAACAGAATCTATGTTCACGAAGATATCGCCGAGGCATATAACGAAAAATTAATAGAAAAAGTGCATGCATTATCTGTAGGTGATGGCTTGAAAGAAGAGGTTAAAATTGGACCACTCATTGACAATCAAGCTGTAGAAAAAGTGTTAACACACATCAAAGATGCGCAAGAAAAAGGTGGGCAACTATCACGTAGTATTGAAGATATTCAAGCATTGGGCGGTAATTTCTTAAAACCGGTAGTCATTACGAATGCAAATTTAGATATGAAAGCAATGCATGAAGAAACGTTTGGACCAGTTGCGCCAGTGATGACATATAGTGATTTAGATGAAGTGATTAACATAGCAAATGACACAGAATTTGGCTTAGCTTCATATTTCTTCACGAATGATTATCGAACTGGATTAAAACTCTTTAATGAACTGGAATATGGTGTGATTGGTTGGAACGATGGTGGACCATCTGCTGCACATGCACCATTTGGTGGTTTGAAAGAAAGTGGTTATGGTAGAGAAGGTGGCGTAGAAGGCATAGAACCTTATTTAGAAACGAAGTATCTTTCTATACAAGAATAA
- a CDS encoding APC family permease: MKSQFNKSMNIVDVLFLAIGAMLGWGWVVLSGEWVSAAGFIGSIVAFLIGGLLVIVIGLTYAELASAIPETGGGFVFVKKAFSPGIAFISGWSVLFGYVSVITFEAVALPTVIDYVIPFKHHGFMWNIAGWDVYLTWVLIGSIGSIVLTSLNYFGVKPAAIMQTVFTIFIVAVGLLLVFGAGFNGNFSNLKPFENGVGGTMSVLMMIPFLFVGFDVIPQIAEEVKAPSKKIGGILILSIIASVIFYLLIVFGVATGLSPSALNTSSLATADAMVNLFGHSGFGVLLVLGGVAGIITSWNAFIIGGSRILYAMAKNKMIPQWFAYIHPKFKTPTHGILFLGVLAFVAPLLGRPALSWIVNAGGIGVVLGYLLVAISFLKLRKTHPNLERPYRIKNGQIVGIIAVILSILFIVIYLPGMPSSLAWPSEWLIVLVWYLIAGVLYLTQKRKTTEDAYVSIQGDKQSDYQ; encoded by the coding sequence ATGAAATCACAATTTAATAAATCAATGAATATAGTTGATGTTTTATTTCTAGCTATTGGTGCCATGCTTGGATGGGGATGGGTAGTCTTGTCAGGAGAATGGGTATCAGCAGCTGGATTTATCGGAAGTATTGTCGCTTTTTTAATTGGTGGATTATTAGTTATTGTTATAGGCCTTACATACGCAGAGCTTGCATCAGCTATTCCGGAAACTGGCGGAGGATTTGTATTTGTTAAAAAGGCTTTTTCTCCTGGTATTGCATTCATTTCTGGTTGGTCCGTACTTTTTGGATATGTATCCGTAATTACATTTGAAGCGGTTGCTTTGCCCACAGTCATCGATTACGTCATTCCTTTTAAACATCATGGTTTTATGTGGAATATCGCTGGTTGGGATGTCTATTTAACATGGGTATTAATTGGTTCAATTGGTAGTATTGTATTAACATCACTGAATTATTTCGGCGTAAAACCAGCAGCCATCATGCAGACTGTGTTCACTATCTTTATTGTAGCAGTGGGCTTGTTGCTTGTATTTGGTGCTGGATTCAATGGCAACTTTAGTAATTTAAAACCATTCGAGAATGGTGTTGGCGGAACCATGTCCGTATTGATGATGATTCCATTTTTATTTGTAGGATTTGATGTCATTCCACAAATTGCTGAAGAGGTGAAAGCACCTTCTAAAAAGATTGGTGGCATTTTAATATTATCAATCATTGCTTCTGTTATATTTTATTTATTGATTGTATTTGGGGTAGCCACAGGACTTTCACCTTCAGCACTGAACACGAGTAGTTTAGCAACGGCGGATGCAATGGTTAATCTGTTCGGTCATAGTGGATTTGGTGTGTTACTTGTACTCGGTGGTGTCGCCGGAATTATAACCAGTTGGAATGCATTTATTATTGGTGGAAGTAGAATATTGTATGCAATGGCTAAAAATAAAATGATTCCACAATGGTTTGCCTATATCCACCCGAAATTTAAAACGCCTACGCATGGTATTTTATTTCTAGGTGTACTCGCTTTTGTAGCACCGCTGTTAGGAAGACCAGCACTTTCGTGGATTGTTAATGCAGGCGGTATTGGTGTTGTTCTAGGTTATTTACTCGTTGCAATTTCGTTTCTTAAGTTACGCAAAACGCATCCTAATTTAGAACGTCCTTACCGTATTAAAAACGGACAAATTGTTGGTATCATTGCGGTTATTTTGAGCATATTGTTTATCGTGATTTATTTACCGGGTATGCCGTCATCGTTAGCTTGGCCATCAGAGTGGTTAATTGTATTAGTTTGGTATTTGATTGCAGGTGTACTTTATTTAACTCAAAAAAGAAAGACAACAGAAGATGCCTATGTATCAATACAAGGAGACAAGCAATCAGATTATCAGTAA
- the cls gene encoding cardiolipin synthase, with amino-acid sequence MQLIFDPGVSPIYRGVLAFFFVINVILAFVIVFLDRDRRDATATWAWLFLLFVMPVLGFFIYIFFGRGIRKKRERGFAHNQIEDGMKRVQAQLQDSTNKISDSDNPIVRKHRDIATTLLTKEPSFLSNDNNIDIYTDGHDLFSQMKEDLRNAKTYIHMEYYVLNLDGLGTEIINILEQKAEEGLEVKLLYDAVGSKSVHKSKFKKFRENGGQVEAFFQAKIPLINFRVNNRNHRKIVVIDGMTGYVGGFNVGDEYLGLNDKFGYWRDTHLRVRGDGVDALQLSFIHDWNSQAKREQLEYNMKYFPDNAYQGGNVSMQLALSAPSDNWHQIEFGYMKMIMNAKSSIYMHSPYFIPDKGYINALRIAAKSGVDVRLIIPNKPDHIFVYWATITSVAQLIRDGVKVYTYENGFIHSKMMIIDDEVASVGSSNMDIRSFELNFEVNAFMYDEQITKQLKAAFLEDLKVSKELTEERYNQRSNWIKFKQSIAKLASPIL; translated from the coding sequence ATGCAATTAATATTTGATCCAGGTGTAAGTCCCATATATCGGGGTGTGTTAGCATTCTTCTTTGTTATCAATGTGATATTAGCCTTTGTTATAGTCTTTTTAGACAGGGATAGAAGAGATGCTACTGCAACATGGGCATGGTTGTTTTTACTTTTTGTTATGCCTGTTTTAGGATTTTTCATTTATATATTTTTCGGAAGAGGTATTCGTAAGAAACGTGAACGTGGCTTTGCGCACAATCAGATAGAAGATGGGATGAAACGAGTTCAAGCCCAACTACAAGATTCGACAAATAAAATCAGTGATTCTGATAATCCTATTGTGAGAAAACACCGTGATATTGCAACAACACTTTTAACAAAAGAACCTTCTTTTTTAAGTAATGATAATAATATTGATATTTATACAGATGGTCATGATTTATTCAGTCAAATGAAAGAAGATCTGCGCAATGCGAAAACGTATATTCATATGGAATATTATGTATTGAATTTAGATGGTTTAGGTACTGAAATCATTAATATCTTAGAACAAAAGGCAGAAGAGGGACTTGAAGTGAAGTTACTTTATGATGCAGTAGGGTCTAAATCTGTACATAAGTCGAAATTTAAAAAATTCCGAGAAAATGGCGGACAAGTGGAGGCATTTTTCCAAGCTAAAATACCATTAATCAACTTTAGAGTGAATAATCGAAACCATCGTAAAATTGTCGTCATTGATGGGATGACAGGTTATGTTGGTGGCTTTAACGTTGGCGATGAATATCTGGGTCTAAATGATAAGTTCGGTTATTGGAGAGATACACACCTGAGAGTGAGAGGTGACGGCGTTGATGCCTTACAATTAAGTTTTATACATGATTGGAACTCCCAGGCTAAGCGTGAGCAGTTAGAATATAATATGAAGTATTTTCCAGATAATGCGTACCAAGGTGGTAATGTGTCAATGCAACTCGCACTGAGTGCACCAAGTGATAATTGGCATCAAATTGAATTTGGATATATGAAAATGATTATGAATGCCAAATCCTCCATATACATGCATAGTCCATATTTTATACCAGATAAAGGTTATATTAATGCGTTGCGAATCGCCGCTAAATCAGGGGTTGATGTTCGTTTAATTATCCCTAATAAGCCAGACCATATCTTTGTATACTGGGCGACCATTACAAGCGTTGCGCAATTAATTAGAGATGGTGTGAAGGTATATACTTATGAAAATGGATTTATTCATTCTAAGATGATGATTATCGATGATGAAGTGGCAAGTGTCGGTTCATCTAATATGGATATCCGTAGTTTCGAATTGAATTTTGAAGTAAATGCCTTTATGTATGACGAACAAATTACGAAACAACTTAAAGCAGCATTTCTAGAAGATTTAAAAGTATCAAAAGAATTAACAGAAGAACGTTATAATCAACGTTCAAACTGGATTAAATTTAAACAATCCATCGCCAAATTAGCCTCACCAATATTATAA
- a CDS encoding PLP-dependent aminotransferase family protein, protein MQRDSNLYIYRQLYTQLKEDILAFKYNSHEKLPSKRVMSKHKDISINSVKAAYEQLLAEGYIYTQERKGYYIEPIDKLIIENDKQPSLETYHEHTATEFEYSFSHMSTDISEFPVDTWTKMMKQVFQNYDHYLSSIPEVKGPMELRQSIAKLISYQRGIHCHPEQIVIGSGTNALLTKLIELMTKNITIAVEDPGYSRFRTLLEQTRIHMEPIALDRKGISLEGIKDIQPNAVIVTPSHQFPIGTIMPVSRRIDLLNWASKTHSYIIEDDYDSEFKYETDNIPSLFSFEKNESVIYLGTFSKTLMPSIRMSYMILPTKLVRQFELQNQNTIPDYSMLNALTLNLMIKEGHYEKYIKKMHQLYGKKRENLIAHLSMAFGEHIQIKDTQAGLHFIIEVNSPYSYEEIETRAKEQKLELYTINRFKVKALQKNNGPKILIIGFSKIEQNHIPEAVQRLKSVLIE, encoded by the coding sequence ATGCAACGTGATAGTAACTTATACATTTATAGACAACTATATACACAATTAAAAGAAGATATCTTAGCATTTAAATATAATAGCCATGAAAAATTACCGTCTAAGCGAGTGATGTCCAAACATAAAGATATTAGCATAAATAGTGTGAAAGCAGCGTATGAACAGTTGCTAGCAGAAGGTTATATTTACACTCAAGAACGTAAGGGCTATTATATCGAACCCATAGATAAACTGATTATCGAAAACGATAAGCAACCGTCATTAGAAACATATCATGAGCATACAGCAACAGAATTTGAATATTCATTCTCACACATGAGCACTGATATATCAGAATTTCCAGTAGATACATGGACTAAAATGATGAAACAAGTTTTTCAAAATTATGATCACTATCTATCATCTATTCCTGAAGTAAAGGGCCCTATGGAACTTAGACAATCGATTGCGAAACTAATTTCCTATCAACGCGGTATCCATTGCCATCCTGAGCAAATTGTCATAGGATCAGGCACCAATGCATTATTAACCAAATTAATTGAGCTCATGACTAAAAATATAACCATTGCAGTTGAAGATCCTGGCTATTCTCGTTTCAGAACATTGCTAGAACAAACGCGTATACATATGGAGCCAATCGCATTGGATCGTAAAGGGATTTCGTTAGAGGGCATTAAAGACATTCAACCTAATGCAGTGATTGTGACGCCATCGCATCAATTTCCAATTGGGACAATTATGCCCGTTTCAAGACGTATAGATTTATTAAATTGGGCTAGTAAAACACACAGCTATATTATTGAAGATGATTATGATAGTGAATTTAAATATGAAACAGATAATATCCCGTCTTTATTTAGTTTTGAAAAAAATGAGAGTGTTATTTACTTAGGGACATTTTCAAAAACACTGATGCCTAGTATAAGAATGAGTTATATGATTTTACCAACAAAATTAGTTAGACAATTTGAACTACAAAATCAAAACACAATTCCAGATTATTCCATGCTAAACGCTTTAACGTTAAATTTGATGATAAAAGAAGGGCATTATGAAAAGTATATAAAGAAAATGCATCAGTTATACGGTAAAAAAAGAGAGAACCTTATAGCACATTTGAGTATGGCTTTCGGCGAACATATCCAAATCAAAGATACACAAGCAGGATTGCATTTTATTATTGAAGTGAATTCTCCGTATTCATATGAAGAAATTGAAACACGTGCGAAAGAACAAAAATTGGAACTTTATACTATTAATAGATTTAAAGTGAAAGCGCTTCAAAAAAATAATGGCCCGAAAATATTGATTATTGGATTTTCAAAAATAGAACAAAATCACATACCAGAGGCAGTTCAACGTTTAAAAAGTGTACTTATTGAATAA
- the gabT gene encoding 4-aminobutyrate--2-oxoglutarate transaminase — MSEKYEYYKTQREKYVARGVGNGNLHVADEAQSATVKDVEGNVFIDFAGAIGTLNVGHSHPEITKHLKAQLDKFIHPGFNVIMYESYLNLAQKLTEITPGHFDKKSILLNSGAEAVENAVKIARKYTGRQAVVSFVRGFHGRTNLTMSMTSKVKPYKLGFGPFAPEVYQAPYPNISEKSEDLSDELYTQHIINKLHDFFIETVDPSEVSCIVMEPVQGEGGFIIPDIQFVKAVKQICEDNGIVFVADEIQSGFARTGKTFAIEHFDVEPDLITVSKSLAAGFPLSGVVGRKEIVDSASPGELGGTYAGNPLACEAALKVIEIIENEDLNGKAEQLGHQLEAYLTALSQDYEQVKAIRRLGAMVAFEVVDPETGEPDKALTAKIIKTANEKGLLLLSAGIKGNVIRFLPPLVITDQELNKGLNILTEVFEKAIEKQTN, encoded by the coding sequence ATGTCAGAGAAATATGAATATTATAAAACGCAACGTGAAAAATATGTAGCTCGTGGTGTAGGAAACGGAAATTTACATGTAGCGGACGAGGCACAAAGTGCAACCGTTAAAGACGTCGAAGGTAATGTGTTCATTGATTTTGCTGGTGCCATTGGTACTTTGAATGTCGGACATTCCCACCCAGAAATTACGAAACACTTGAAAGCACAATTGGATAAATTTATACATCCCGGTTTTAATGTCATTATGTATGAAAGCTATTTAAATTTAGCGCAAAAATTAACGGAAATTACACCTGGTCATTTTGACAAAAAATCAATTTTGCTTAACTCAGGTGCAGAAGCTGTAGAAAATGCCGTTAAAATTGCAAGAAAATATACGGGGAGACAAGCCGTAGTCTCATTTGTAAGAGGATTCCATGGTAGAACGAATCTAACCATGTCTATGACGAGTAAGGTGAAACCATATAAATTAGGTTTTGGACCATTCGCTCCGGAAGTTTATCAAGCACCATACCCTAATATTTCTGAAAAATCTGAAGACTTATCAGATGAACTTTACACACAACATATAATCAATAAGTTACATGATTTCTTTATCGAAACGGTGGATCCGAGTGAAGTATCATGTATCGTCATGGAACCTGTTCAAGGAGAAGGCGGTTTTATCATACCTGATATCCAGTTTGTAAAAGCCGTTAAACAAATTTGTGAAGATAATGGCATTGTCTTTGTAGCAGATGAAATTCAAAGTGGCTTTGCTAGAACAGGTAAAACATTTGCGATAGAACACTTTGATGTTGAACCAGATTTAATTACGGTTTCTAAATCATTGGCTGCTGGATTCCCTTTAAGTGGTGTCGTTGGTAGAAAAGAAATCGTTGATAGCGCATCACCAGGAGAATTGGGCGGTACGTATGCGGGAAATCCATTAGCATGTGAAGCTGCACTTAAAGTGATTGAAATCATAGAAAATGAAGATTTAAATGGAAAAGCGGAACAACTCGGTCATCAACTAGAAGCATATTTAACAGCATTGAGTCAAGATTATGAGCAAGTTAAAGCTATTCGTCGTTTAGGGGCTATGGTTGCATTTGAAGTCGTTGATCCGGAAACTGGTGAACCTGACAAAGCGTTAACAGCTAAGATTATTAAAACTGCAAACGAAAAAGGCTTATTATTATTATCGGCTGGTATTAAAGGCAATGTGATTCGTTTCTTACCACCATTAGTTATTACAGATCAAGAATTAAACAAAGGTCTAAATATATTAACAGAAGTATTTGAAAAGGCCATTGAAAAGCAAACGAATTAA